One Nocardia iowensis DNA window includes the following coding sequences:
- a CDS encoding serine/threonine-protein kinase, translating to MRPLGAEDPTRIGDYRLLGVLGAGGMGRVYLGRNAGGRTVAVKVIRPDLIGDTEFRVRFRREVSAARRVGGQFTAPVLDADADADPPWLATGYVAGFSLAEAVEAYGPFTENSLLVLAHGLAEALVAVHAAGLVHRDLKPSNVLLALDGPKVIDFGIARALDDSKLTTTGKVIGSPGFMCPEQVTGDPVGPASDVFALGGVLAFAATGRGPFGVGEMVQLLWRVVYEEPRLDDVPHRLRPLIAACLTKDPAARPSPERLITDLTVLGIPERGGWLPGPALEEVSRRAVQLLDLDSGPLDVPGAIGRPVTDPARTAETIAGPNARIATSLPGSTAPATVQQDVAPRSWHGAPDTAHPSPRPPGHLYSHGPHNGSYATPDAHRSAHPAQQPARRPTRRRAALIAGALALCIAVAVAAFVITTKVTGDSGGSTARPDAPASDSTTELPNEFVGEWKGVAEDKLGSYDIVLVLHSGAVGQQVGSSSNTGNVVGVKCGRLETLTAAAPTEIALTAQLAEDGGLCNDDGAISQLQLQPDSTIAYRTRGVGGDMTGILTQTN from the coding sequence ATGCGACCGCTCGGCGCAGAAGATCCCACGCGGATCGGCGACTACCGGTTACTCGGCGTGCTCGGTGCGGGAGGCATGGGCCGGGTGTATCTGGGGCGCAATGCCGGTGGCCGCACCGTCGCGGTCAAGGTGATCCGGCCGGACCTGATCGGCGACACCGAATTCCGGGTGCGGTTCCGCCGCGAGGTCAGCGCCGCGCGGCGGGTCGGCGGGCAGTTCACCGCGCCGGTTCTCGACGCCGATGCCGACGCTGACCCGCCTTGGCTGGCGACGGGATACGTGGCCGGGTTCTCCCTCGCCGAAGCGGTCGAGGCGTACGGCCCGTTCACCGAGAACTCGCTGCTGGTACTCGCGCACGGGCTGGCCGAGGCCTTGGTCGCTGTGCATGCCGCGGGTCTGGTGCACCGCGACCTCAAACCCTCCAACGTGCTGCTCGCCCTCGACGGCCCCAAGGTGATCGACTTCGGCATCGCCCGCGCGCTGGACGACAGCAAGCTCACCACCACCGGAAAGGTCATCGGCTCACCGGGATTCATGTGTCCCGAACAGGTGACCGGCGATCCGGTCGGCCCGGCGAGCGATGTGTTCGCGCTCGGCGGCGTGCTCGCGTTCGCGGCCACCGGGCGGGGTCCGTTCGGTGTGGGTGAGATGGTGCAGTTGCTGTGGCGCGTGGTGTACGAGGAGCCGCGGCTCGATGATGTGCCGCATCGGCTACGACCGCTCATCGCGGCCTGCCTCACCAAAGACCCTGCCGCCCGGCCGAGCCCGGAACGGCTCATCACCGACCTGACCGTCCTCGGGATCCCGGAGCGCGGCGGCTGGCTGCCCGGGCCCGCGCTCGAGGAGGTCAGCAGGCGCGCGGTGCAGTTGCTCGATCTGGACTCCGGGCCCCTCGACGTGCCCGGCGCCATCGGACGGCCGGTCACGGACCCGGCGCGGACCGCCGAGACGATCGCGGGGCCGAATGCGCGCATCGCGACGAGCCTGCCGGGGTCTACCGCTCCAGCGACCGTGCAGCAGGACGTTGCGCCGCGATCGTGGCACGGCGCCCCCGACACCGCACACCCATCTCCGCGCCCGCCCGGGCACCTGTATTCCCATGGGCCGCACAATGGCTCGTACGCCACGCCCGACGCACACCGGTCAGCACATCCCGCACAGCAACCCGCCCGGCGACCGACCCGCCGCCGCGCCGCGCTGATCGCCGGTGCACTAGCGCTGTGCATCGCGGTCGCGGTCGCCGCCTTCGTGATCACCACAAAGGTCACCGGCGACTCCGGCGGTTCCACCGCGCGACCCGACGCGCCGGCCAGCGATTCGACCACGGAACTGCCGAACGAGTTCGTCGGCGAATGGAAGGGCGTCGCCGAAGACAAACTCGGCAGCTACGACATCGTGTTGGTGCTGCATTCGGGAGCAGTCGGCCAGCAGGTCGGCAGTTCATCGAACACGGGGAACGTAGTGGGGGTGAAATGTGGACGGTTGGAGACTCTGACGGCAGCGGCACCAACAGAAATCGCTTTGACCGCACAGTTGGCCGAGGACGGCGGGCTATGCAACGACGACGGAGCGATATCACAATTGCAGCTACAGCCGGACAGCACTATCGCTTACCGAACTCGGGGCGTCGGTGGGGACATGACCGGAATCCTGACCCAGACAAACTAG
- a CDS encoding bile acid:sodium symporter family protein produces the protein MGSTIFAVFLPLALALVMFGLGLTLAIDDFARVLRYPKAAVIALLCQMVLLPVVCLGLIYLFRLQGALAVGMLLLAASPGGPSANLFSHIAGGNVALNISLTAINSVLAVFTMPLIVAFAFSRFMDGDGSFGLRPDKFAQVFAIVLIPVAIGMWVHHRFTGWAERMRGNVKILSIVVLALVVLAAVVKNFDTLTENIGKLASLSLLFAVISLAVGYFVPRLFQVDADQAIASAMEIGIHNGAIAIAIAGSVLHNGAMAVPGAVYGVLMNIPAAIAAFLLARYVRHDRPAPVPSSAVQ, from the coding sequence ATGGGTTCAACGATTTTCGCGGTGTTCCTACCGCTGGCCCTGGCCCTGGTGATGTTCGGGCTCGGATTGACCTTGGCCATCGATGATTTCGCCAGGGTGCTGCGGTATCCGAAGGCGGCGGTGATCGCGCTGCTCTGCCAGATGGTGCTGTTGCCCGTGGTCTGCCTCGGTCTGATCTATCTGTTCCGGCTCCAAGGGGCGCTCGCGGTCGGCATGCTGTTGCTCGCCGCGTCGCCGGGCGGGCCGTCGGCGAATTTGTTCAGCCACATCGCGGGCGGCAACGTCGCGCTGAACATCAGCCTGACCGCGATCAACTCGGTGCTCGCCGTGTTCACCATGCCGCTGATCGTCGCGTTCGCGTTCAGCCGGTTCATGGATGGTGACGGGTCGTTCGGACTGCGGCCGGACAAGTTCGCGCAGGTATTCGCGATCGTGCTGATCCCGGTCGCCATCGGCATGTGGGTGCACCACCGGTTCACCGGATGGGCCGAACGGATGCGCGGCAACGTCAAGATCCTCTCCATCGTTGTGCTCGCGCTGGTGGTGCTCGCGGCGGTGGTGAAGAACTTCGACACACTGACCGAGAACATCGGCAAGCTCGCCTCGCTCAGCCTGCTGTTCGCCGTGATCAGCCTGGCCGTCGGCTATTTCGTGCCACGACTGTTCCAGGTCGACGCCGATCAGGCGATCGCCTCGGCGATGGAGATCGGCATCCACAACGGCGCGATCGCCATCGCCATCGCGGGGTCGGTGCTGCACAACGGCGCGATGGCTGTCCCAGGCGCGGTCTATGGGGTACTCATGAACATCCCCGCTGCCATCGCGGCCTTTCTGCTCGCGCGCTACGTCCGGCACGACCGCCCGGCACCCGTGCCCAGCTCAGCCGTCCAGTGA